One window from the genome of Cyclobacterium amurskyense encodes:
- the mnmG gene encoding tRNA uridine-5-carboxymethylaminomethyl(34) synthesis enzyme MnmG codes for MFPIYDVIVVGAGHAGCEAAHAAAKMGSSVLLCTMNMNTIAQMSCNPAMGGVAKGQIVREIDALGGKSGIISDKSTIQFRMLNRSKGPAMWSPRSQNDRMRFAEEWRLTLESTPNVDFWQEMITGLIVKDGRIKGVKTGLGIEIKSKSVVLTNGTFLNGVIHIGEKKMGGGRTGEGASKGITEDLIELGFESGRMKTGTPPRVDGRSLDYSLMEVQEGDTDPEKFSYSDSTTPVQQQRNCWITYTNKEVHETLETGFDRSPMFNGRIQGLGPRYCPSIEDKINRFAERERHQIFVEPEGWNTVEIYVNGFSTSLPEDVQYKALRKIKGFENAKMFRPGYAIEYDFFPPTQLKLTLETKRIENLFFAGQINGTTGYEEAAAQGLMAGINAHNKTKEKEPFILKRSEAYIAVLIDDLINKGTEEPYRMFTSRAEFRLLLRQDNADLRLTPYGYKLGLANEKEYLQTKEKAEKTEELTKKLEKFRLSPDELNNGLEDLNTALIKEKITVEKLIKRPNIGLQDIINISTSLKEETKSYSKAVKEQTEILIKYKSYIDKEKQMVDKINNLEDLQIPANIEYDKIKALSAEGRQKLGKIQPQTIGQASRISGVSPADMSILTIYLGR; via the coding sequence ATGTTTCCAATATACGATGTTATAGTAGTAGGTGCAGGTCATGCAGGTTGCGAAGCAGCACATGCAGCAGCAAAGATGGGTTCTTCTGTTTTATTGTGTACAATGAACATGAATACCATTGCCCAAATGTCTTGTAATCCTGCAATGGGTGGAGTAGCTAAAGGTCAAATTGTAAGAGAAATTGACGCTTTGGGTGGTAAATCTGGGATAATATCAGACAAGTCTACCATACAGTTTAGAATGCTAAATCGCTCAAAAGGCCCAGCGATGTGGTCTCCAAGAAGTCAGAACGACAGGATGCGGTTTGCAGAAGAATGGAGATTAACACTAGAATCAACTCCTAATGTAGATTTTTGGCAAGAGATGATTACAGGTTTAATCGTTAAAGATGGTAGAATAAAAGGAGTTAAAACAGGCTTAGGAATAGAAATTAAAAGTAAATCGGTAGTTCTAACAAATGGTACTTTCCTAAATGGAGTCATTCATATAGGAGAAAAAAAGATGGGAGGCGGTAGAACAGGGGAGGGCGCTTCAAAAGGAATTACCGAAGACCTTATAGAATTGGGCTTCGAATCAGGAAGAATGAAAACAGGGACTCCTCCAAGAGTAGATGGAAGAAGCCTTGATTATTCTTTGATGGAAGTACAAGAGGGAGATACTGACCCGGAGAAATTCTCCTATTCTGATTCAACTACACCTGTTCAACAACAAAGAAATTGCTGGATAACATACACCAACAAAGAAGTTCACGAAACATTGGAAACCGGTTTCGATAGATCCCCAATGTTTAATGGAAGAATTCAAGGTTTAGGTCCAAGGTATTGTCCTTCCATAGAGGACAAAATAAACCGCTTTGCTGAACGTGAAAGACATCAGATATTCGTAGAACCAGAAGGGTGGAACACTGTTGAGATATACGTCAATGGATTCTCAACTTCCCTACCAGAAGATGTACAATACAAGGCATTAAGGAAAATAAAGGGTTTTGAGAATGCGAAAATGTTCCGTCCAGGTTATGCAATAGAATACGATTTCTTTCCTCCAACACAGCTTAAATTAACATTAGAAACAAAAAGGATCGAAAACCTTTTCTTTGCTGGACAAATAAACGGAACAACCGGATACGAGGAAGCGGCAGCTCAAGGTTTAATGGCAGGTATAAATGCCCATAACAAAACCAAAGAAAAAGAACCCTTTATCCTTAAGAGATCGGAAGCTTACATCGCAGTACTAATTGATGACCTTATCAATAAAGGTACAGAAGAACCTTACCGTATGTTTACTTCCAGAGCAGAGTTTAGATTGCTGCTAAGACAGGATAATGCTGATTTAAGGCTAACACCTTATGGATATAAGCTTGGTTTGGCTAATGAAAAAGAGTATTTACAAACTAAGGAAAAGGCAGAGAAAACAGAAGAATTGACAAAGAAACTTGAAAAGTTCAGGCTTTCACCAGACGAGTTAAACAATGGTTTGGAAGACTTAAATACCGCACTAATCAAAGAAAAGATTACTGTGGAAAAGTTAATTAAAAGACCAAATATAGGATTACAAGACATTATCAATATAAGCACTTCACTAAAAGAAGAAACAAAAAGCTACTCTAAAGCAGTAAAGGAACAGACAGAAATTCTTATCAAATACAAATCCTATATTGATAAGGAAAAACAAATGGTTGATAAAATCAATAATTTAGAGGATTTGCAGATTCCAGCCAATATTGAGTACGACAAAATTAAAGCCCTTTCTGCAGAAGGAAGACAAAAATTAGGTAAAATCCAACCTCAAACCATTGGCCAGGCTTCAAGAATTAGTGGCGTATCACCAGCAGATATGTCAATACTTACCATCTATTTAGGAAGATAA
- a CDS encoding class I SAM-dependent methyltransferase, translating to MYERLTKCPLCKSEQFINHLVVKDHAISKESFIICECQNCNIWFTNPRPNEENIAKYYDKPSYISHQDKSKNLTDIVYKAVRKYTLSQKLNWVNSRQSSKGRILDYGCGIGLFVKTCSEDGWKAFGMEPNEKAATFAVKNIGINIIPRLKDLEKEKKFDVITLFHVLEHVHKLNETIDILLSRLKKRGLLFIAVPNRDSLDAKSFKENWAALDVPRHLYHFNSSSMEYLSDKHNCRIVDTIPMKFDSYYVSLLSHQYLGSKNIYIEAIKSGYKSNQQAKLNGNNYSSLLFVIKKK from the coding sequence ATGTACGAAAGGTTAACCAAATGTCCACTTTGTAAAAGTGAACAGTTTATTAATCATCTTGTAGTAAAGGACCATGCTATTAGCAAGGAATCATTTATCATATGCGAATGCCAAAATTGTAACATTTGGTTTACCAACCCTAGACCTAATGAAGAGAACATCGCTAAGTATTATGACAAGCCATCTTATATCTCACATCAGGATAAAAGTAAAAACTTAACTGATATCGTCTATAAGGCAGTTAGAAAATATACTTTAAGCCAAAAATTAAATTGGGTCAATAGCAGGCAAAGCAGTAAAGGTAGAATACTTGATTATGGCTGTGGAATAGGCCTCTTTGTGAAAACTTGTTCCGAAGATGGTTGGAAAGCCTTTGGTATGGAACCCAATGAAAAAGCAGCAACATTTGCAGTAAAGAATATCGGCATCAATATTATCCCCCGGTTGAAAGACCTTGAGAAAGAGAAAAAGTTTGATGTTATAACCTTGTTTCATGTTCTTGAACATGTACATAAACTAAATGAAACAATAGATATATTGCTCAGCAGACTAAAGAAAAGAGGTCTATTGTTCATTGCTGTACCCAACAGAGATTCATTGGATGCCAAATCATTCAAAGAAAATTGGGCAGCCTTGGACGTACCAAGACACCTATACCACTTCAATAGCAGTTCAATGGAATACCTCTCAGACAAACACAACTGCAGAATAGTAGATACAATACCTATGAAATTTGATAGCTACTATGTATCCTTATTGAGTCACCAATATTTAGGATCTAAGAATATATACATAGAAGCAATCAAATCAGGATACAAATCTAATCAACAGGCAAAATTAAATGGTAACAATTATTCAAGTTTGCTATTTGTGATCAAAAAGAAATGA
- a CDS encoding Ig-like domain-containing domain, which translates to MNQFIFKISFIIIASILGSCAKQSSPMGGPKDEEPPILISSNPINESINVKPEKIDLEFNEYIKLENPSQSIIITPKVEKDKVEFLAIKNRVQISLNQELEDNTTYVFNFQKSIQDASEGNPAERLKLVFSTGETIDSLTVTGKVDYWFSKDNENYKDLLVGLYINEDTTDLFTAAPYYIAQVDTAGKFEITNIKAGTFRAYAWYDDNNSLKAEYRNEPYGFITEPIEVKENLNNLHININRADLSPLKINRSSSSGSNFDVILSKDLASYEVKHPDKNEKLFFRLKENNLRFYHTELLNDSTQVELQLIDSVGAKVDTTLYARFEESERNKEKLEVTSKGPIKFTKLIKAKLGFNKPLIDINYDSLYLSYDTASTIPITPDMVWLTDSTNSWTELNISIPINDSIPFEKYKLIAADSTFKDVENLWNEKPFEVNYNRLKSDNLGDEISGIIDTDERPIMVQLLDTKGIVVVEQYLEESNEFIFTKLEATNYQLRAYVDRNGNKAWDPGNINLKIQPEPVYFFQDEKTGKRELLLRGGWTVNEQTIRKRRESGLLINKNEHKYIDIERLPLEIMEINEEYFINN; encoded by the coding sequence ATGAACCAGTTTATCTTCAAAATATCATTCATTATAATTGCCTCCATATTGGGTTCATGTGCCAAACAAAGTTCACCTATGGGAGGACCAAAGGATGAGGAGCCACCTATACTTATCTCTTCAAATCCAATTAATGAAAGCATTAATGTGAAACCTGAAAAGATAGATCTAGAATTTAATGAATATATAAAGCTAGAAAACCCTTCTCAATCCATAATAATCACTCCTAAAGTAGAAAAAGACAAGGTAGAATTCCTGGCAATAAAAAATAGAGTTCAAATTTCATTGAATCAGGAATTGGAGGACAATACAACTTACGTCTTCAATTTTCAGAAAAGTATTCAGGACGCTTCTGAAGGCAATCCGGCAGAAAGACTAAAACTTGTATTTTCAACAGGTGAAACCATAGATAGCTTAACTGTAACCGGTAAAGTAGATTATTGGTTTTCTAAGGACAATGAAAATTACAAAGACCTGTTAGTAGGTTTATACATTAATGAGGACACTACAGACCTCTTTACGGCTGCTCCCTATTATATCGCTCAGGTAGACACAGCAGGTAAATTTGAAATAACAAATATAAAAGCAGGAACCTTTAGAGCCTATGCATGGTATGATGATAACAATTCTTTAAAAGCAGAATACCGTAACGAGCCTTATGGATTTATAACTGAACCAATAGAAGTAAAAGAAAATCTGAATAACCTTCATATAAATATCAACAGAGCAGATCTAAGCCCACTTAAAATAAACAGATCCTCTAGTTCAGGAAGTAATTTTGATGTAATACTAAGCAAAGATTTAGCTAGTTATGAAGTAAAACATCCCGATAAGAATGAAAAGCTATTCTTTAGATTAAAAGAAAATAACTTAAGATTTTACCACACAGAACTATTGAATGACAGTACTCAGGTTGAATTACAATTGATCGATTCAGTAGGAGCGAAGGTGGATACAACCCTATATGCTCGTTTTGAAGAAAGTGAAAGAAATAAGGAAAAGCTTGAAGTCACTTCTAAGGGTCCAATAAAATTCACCAAATTAATTAAGGCCAAATTAGGGTTCAATAAACCACTAATAGATATCAATTACGATTCTTTATACTTGAGTTACGATACAGCAAGTACCATCCCTATAACACCTGATATGGTTTGGCTTACAGATAGTACAAATAGTTGGACAGAATTAAACATTTCCATACCTATAAACGATTCCATACCTTTTGAAAAATACAAACTAATAGCAGCAGATTCTACCTTCAAAGACGTAGAAAACCTATGGAATGAAAAGCCATTTGAAGTCAATTATAATCGTCTCAAAAGTGACAATTTAGGGGATGAAATAAGTGGTATTATTGATACTGATGAAAGACCTATAATGGTTCAATTATTGGACACAAAAGGAATTGTAGTAGTAGAGCAATACCTTGAAGAAAGCAACGAATTTATCTTTACTAAACTGGAAGCTACAAATTATCAATTGCGTGCTTACGTAGATAGAAATGGGAACAAGGCATGGGATCCAGGTAATATCAACTTAAAGATTCAACCTGAACCTGTGTATTTCTTCCAAGACGAAAAAACGGGTAAAAGAGAACTACTATTAAGAGGTGGATGGACAGTAAATGAACAGACTATCAGGAAAAGAAGGGAATCCGGTCTACTTATTAACAAAAATGAGCACAAATACATAGATATTGAGAGATTACCATTAGAAATAATGGAAATTAATGAAGAATATTTTATAAACAATTGA
- a CDS encoding MarR family winged helix-turn-helix transcriptional regulator, giving the protein MKKEETIDYQIKSCWHSISRMYNQKANMEGITTSMGFVLINIHSTEGTAATKIAPQMGLESRSLTRLLKTMVEKELIVKVPDKEDKRSVKVFLTEKGKQKKAAAVSTIKEFNEKVREHLSEEEFGVFFVLFDKINSVIDELQKPETK; this is encoded by the coding sequence ATGAAAAAAGAAGAAACAATAGATTACCAGATTAAATCATGTTGGCATTCCATTTCGAGAATGTATAACCAAAAGGCCAATATGGAGGGAATTACCACTTCCATGGGATTTGTCCTTATTAATATACATTCGACTGAAGGAACAGCAGCAACTAAAATAGCTCCCCAAATGGGATTGGAGTCAAGGAGTCTTACCAGGCTTCTTAAGACCATGGTTGAAAAGGAATTGATTGTGAAGGTCCCAGACAAGGAGGACAAACGCTCCGTTAAGGTTTTTTTAACAGAAAAAGGAAAACAAAAAAAAGCAGCAGCAGTAAGTACTATTAAAGAGTTCAATGAAAAAGTACGTGAACATTTAAGCGAAGAAGAGTTTGGAGTCTTTTTTGTATTGTTTGATAAAATAAATTCGGTGATTGATGAACTACAAAAACCGGAAACCAAATAG